From a region of the Azospirillum formosense genome:
- the pnp gene encoding polyribonucleotide nucleotidyltransferase, which produces MFKVFRKEIEWGGRKLTFETGKIARQADGAVLVTYGETTVLCTVVGAKSPKPGVDFFPLTVNYQEKSFAAGKIPGGFFKREGRPTEKETLVSRLIDRPIRPLFADGFRNETQVICTVLSHDLENDPDIVAMVGTSAALTISGIPFLGPIGAARVGYIDGQYVLNPTMDAIDGSALDLVVAGTRDGVLMVESEAQELTEEVMLGAVVFGHTGFQPIIDAIIDLAEECAKEPWDLPAPAYDRPALKAKLRDTVGADVEAAYTETVKQVRYEKIGAAKAKALEALAESFETQAIATEFKELEADILRGAVLKTGRRIDGRDTKTVRPIVSEVGVLPRAHGSALFTRGETQALVVTTLGTSQDEQIIDALEGEYREHFMLHYNFPPYSVGEAGRMGSPGRREIGHGKLAWRAIHPLLPKKEDFPYTLRVVSEVTESNGSSSMATVCGTSLSLMDAGAPLPRPVAGIAMGLIKEDDGFAVLSDILGDEDHLGDMDFKVAGTEKGITALQMDIKITSITEEIMKIALGQAKDGRLHILGEMAKALTGAREAVNENAPRITVINIPKEKIRDVIGSGGKVIREIVEQTGAKIDIEDDGTVKVAAVDTKAAQAAIDWIKGIVAEPEMNVIYTGKVVKVVDFGAFVNFLGSRDGLVHISELAQQRVGKVSDVVSQGDSVKVKVIGFDDRGKVKLSMKQVDQATGEDLTKKDGPAA; this is translated from the coding sequence ATGTTCAAAGTTTTCCGCAAAGAGATCGAATGGGGTGGACGCAAGCTGACGTTCGAGACGGGCAAGATCGCCCGTCAGGCCGACGGCGCGGTGCTGGTCACCTATGGTGAGACCACGGTCCTCTGCACGGTCGTCGGCGCCAAGTCGCCGAAGCCGGGCGTCGATTTCTTCCCGCTGACGGTCAATTACCAGGAAAAATCCTTCGCAGCCGGCAAGATTCCCGGCGGCTTCTTCAAGCGTGAAGGCCGCCCGACGGAGAAGGAGACGCTGGTCAGCCGCCTGATCGACCGTCCCATCCGTCCGCTGTTCGCCGATGGCTTCCGCAACGAGACGCAGGTCATCTGCACCGTGCTGAGCCACGATCTGGAGAACGATCCGGACATCGTCGCGATGGTCGGCACCTCGGCCGCGCTGACGATCTCCGGCATCCCGTTCCTGGGTCCGATCGGCGCCGCCCGCGTCGGCTACATCGACGGCCAGTATGTGCTGAACCCGACCATGGACGCCATTGACGGTTCCGCGCTCGACCTCGTGGTCGCCGGCACCCGCGACGGCGTGCTGATGGTCGAGTCGGAAGCCCAGGAGCTGACCGAGGAGGTCATGCTGGGCGCCGTCGTGTTCGGCCACACCGGCTTCCAGCCGATCATCGACGCCATCATCGACCTCGCCGAAGAGTGCGCGAAGGAGCCGTGGGACCTGCCGGCCCCGGCCTACGACCGCCCGGCCCTGAAGGCGAAGCTGCGCGACACCGTGGGCGCCGACGTCGAGGCCGCCTACACCGAGACGGTCAAGCAGGTCCGCTACGAGAAGATCGGCGCCGCCAAGGCGAAGGCTCTGGAGGCCCTGGCCGAGTCCTTCGAGACCCAGGCCATCGCCACCGAATTCAAGGAGCTGGAGGCCGACATCCTGCGCGGCGCCGTCCTGAAGACCGGCCGCCGCATCGACGGCCGCGACACCAAGACGGTCCGCCCGATCGTGTCGGAGGTCGGCGTGCTGCCGCGCGCCCACGGTTCGGCGCTGTTCACCCGCGGCGAGACGCAGGCCCTGGTCGTCACCACGCTGGGCACCAGCCAGGACGAGCAGATCATCGACGCGCTGGAAGGCGAGTACCGCGAGCATTTCATGCTCCACTACAACTTCCCTCCGTACTCGGTGGGCGAGGCCGGCCGCATGGGCTCGCCGGGCCGCCGCGAGATCGGCCACGGCAAGCTGGCGTGGCGCGCCATCCACCCGCTGCTGCCGAAGAAGGAAGACTTCCCCTACACGCTGCGCGTGGTGTCGGAAGTGACCGAGTCCAACGGCTCGTCGTCGATGGCGACGGTCTGCGGCACCTCGCTGTCGCTGATGGACGCCGGCGCGCCGCTGCCGCGCCCGGTGGCCGGCATCGCCATGGGCCTGATCAAGGAAGACGATGGCTTCGCGGTCCTGTCGGACATCCTGGGTGACGAGGATCACCTGGGCGACATGGACTTCAAGGTCGCCGGCACCGAGAAGGGCATCACCGCCCTGCAGATGGACATCAAGATCACCTCGATCACCGAGGAGATCATGAAGATCGCCCTGGGCCAGGCCAAGGACGGCCGCCTGCACATCCTGGGCGAGATGGCCAAGGCGCTGACCGGCGCCCGCGAGGCGGTGAACGAGAACGCCCCGCGCATCACCGTGATCAACATCCCGAAGGAGAAGATCCGCGACGTGATCGGCTCCGGCGGCAAGGTGATCCGCGAGATCGTGGAGCAGACCGGCGCCAAGATCGACATCGAGGACGACGGCACGGTCAAGGTCGCCGCGGTGGACACCAAGGCCGCCCAGGCCGCCATCGACTGGATCAAGGGCATCGTCGCCGAGCCGGAAATGAACGTGATCTACACCGGCAAGGTCGTAAAGGTCGTCGATTTCGGCGCCTTCGTGAACTTCCTGGGCTCCCGCGACGGCCTCGTCCACATCTCCGAACTGGCGCAGCAGCGCGTCGGCAAGGTGTCGGACGTGGTGTCGCAGGGTGACTCGGTGAAGGTGAAGGTCATCGGCTTCGACGACCGCGGCAAAGTGAAGCTGTCGATGAAGCAGGTCGACCAGGCCACCGGCGAAGACCTGACCAAGAAGGACGGCCCCGCCGCCTGA
- the rbfA gene encoding 30S ribosome-binding factor RbfA — protein MRKKHDLAGKPPSQRQLRVGEEIRHALADLFRRGDFHDPELADLNVTVTEVRISPDLRNATAFVTPLGGGAMDETLTALRRAAPFLRGQIARAINLRHAPTLSFEADTSFDYAGRIDAILHSPAVARDVGYRSLADRVNGDDDHDDEDDGWDEEEDAIEADDLDDDDDLDDEDDDEDEGNGGGNEGRRGS, from the coding sequence ATGAGAAAGAAACACGATCTGGCCGGAAAGCCGCCGTCCCAGCGCCAGCTCCGCGTCGGCGAGGAAATCCGCCACGCCCTGGCCGACCTGTTCCGGCGCGGCGACTTCCACGACCCCGAACTGGCGGACCTGAACGTCACGGTGACCGAGGTGCGGATCAGCCCGGACCTGCGCAACGCCACCGCCTTCGTCACCCCGCTGGGCGGCGGTGCGATGGACGAGACGCTGACCGCGCTGCGCCGCGCGGCCCCGTTCCTGCGCGGCCAGATCGCCCGCGCCATCAACCTGCGCCACGCCCCGACGCTGAGCTTCGAGGCCGACACCTCCTTCGACTATGCCGGACGCATCGACGCCATCCTGCACAGCCCGGCGGTCGCCCGCGACGTCGGCTACCGCTCGCTCGCCGACCGCGTGAACGGCGACGACGACCATGACGACGAGGACGACGGCTGGGACGAGGAGGAGGACGCGATCGAGGCGGACGACCTCGACGACGATGACGACCTCGACGACGAGGACGACGACGAGGATGAGGGCAACGGCGGTGGGAACGAGGGGCGCCGTGGCTCGTAA
- the infB gene encoding translation initiation factor IF-2 has protein sequence MTDSNDQDQKKVLHLSGSGKGKLELKKPVETQVRQSFSHGRSKPVTVEVKRKRAVEKGALPGVADGGAAARQAAQGIPVRGVPGQRQRGGGGAVRQLTNQEREARIRALQGAAEDNRRRAEEEAEAAVLAAEAAARAAEEAASQPAPVVEEEPEILDAETLRQRELAELRGIEEAERAKAQEAERRRQEEEAKRKEAEEAKRKDTEQTRPQGAGARPAAGGAGARTAATTEAPAARGPGAPAAPRFGEEEDDRRGKPGNKKAPAPAPVRKAAPGADRRKGSKMTVSQALSDEGGERTRSLAAVRRARERERLRQMSRQETQKVTRDVVLPEVITVQELANRMAERGADVIKQLMRMGVMATINQTIDADTAELIISEFGHRVRRVSEADVEVGLRLNDDAETALMPRPPVVTIMGHVDHGKTSLLDALRQTDVVSREAGGITQHIGAYQVQLESGAKITFIDTPGHAAFTEMRARGANVTDVVVLVVAANDGVMPQTIEAIHHAKAAKVPIIVAINKIDLPDAKPERVRQELLQHELVVEELGGDIQTVEVSAKAKRNLDKLEEAILLQAEILELKANPERTAEGVVVEAKLERGRGSVATVLVQRGTLKVGDVFVTGSEWGRVRALVNDRGQSVEQAAPASPVEVLGLNGTPLAGDDFTVVESEARAREIAEFRQRKKREAANAASARGSLQDMFSRIQAGEAKELPVVIKGDVQGSIEAISNALEKLTAENTEVKVRVLHASVGAINESDITLANASNAMVIGFNVRANPQARDMAKRDSVEIRYYSIIYNVIDDVKAALTGMLSPTLRERFIGYAEIREVFNITKVGKVAGCMVTQGTVKRGAGCRLLRDNVVIHEGTLKTLKRFKDEVKEVREGYECGMAFENYDNILAGDIIEAFEIEEVAREL, from the coding sequence ATGACCGACAGCAACGACCAGGACCAAAAGAAAGTCTTGCACCTCTCCGGCTCCGGCAAAGGGAAGCTGGAGCTGAAGAAGCCGGTCGAGACCCAGGTCCGGCAGAGCTTCTCCCATGGCCGGTCGAAGCCCGTGACCGTGGAGGTCAAGCGTAAGCGGGCCGTGGAGAAGGGCGCCCTGCCGGGCGTGGCCGACGGCGGCGCCGCCGCGCGTCAGGCCGCCCAGGGCATTCCCGTCCGCGGCGTGCCGGGCCAGCGCCAGCGCGGCGGCGGCGGTGCCGTCCGTCAACTGACCAACCAGGAACGCGAAGCGCGCATCCGTGCTCTGCAGGGGGCGGCCGAAGACAACCGCCGCCGCGCCGAGGAGGAGGCCGAGGCCGCCGTCCTGGCCGCCGAAGCCGCTGCCCGCGCCGCCGAGGAGGCGGCCTCCCAGCCGGCCCCGGTGGTCGAGGAGGAGCCGGAGATCCTCGACGCCGAGACGCTGCGCCAGCGCGAGCTGGCCGAGTTGCGCGGCATCGAGGAGGCGGAGCGCGCCAAGGCCCAGGAGGCCGAGCGCCGCCGCCAGGAAGAGGAAGCCAAGCGCAAGGAGGCCGAGGAGGCCAAGCGCAAGGACACCGAGCAGACGCGTCCGCAGGGCGCGGGCGCCCGTCCCGCCGCCGGCGGGGCCGGTGCGCGCACCGCCGCCACCACGGAGGCTCCGGCCGCCCGTGGTCCGGGGGCTCCGGCCGCTCCCCGCTTCGGCGAGGAAGAGGACGACCGCCGCGGCAAGCCCGGGAACAAGAAGGCCCCGGCGCCGGCGCCGGTCCGCAAGGCCGCTCCGGGCGCCGATCGCCGCAAGGGCTCCAAGATGACCGTCTCGCAGGCGCTGAGCGACGAGGGTGGTGAGCGCACGCGCTCGCTGGCCGCCGTCCGCCGTGCCCGTGAGCGCGAGCGGCTCCGTCAGATGAGCCGTCAGGAGACGCAGAAAGTGACCCGCGACGTCGTGCTGCCCGAGGTCATCACCGTCCAGGAGCTGGCGAACCGCATGGCGGAACGCGGCGCCGACGTGATCAAGCAGCTCATGCGCATGGGCGTGATGGCCACCATCAACCAGACGATCGACGCCGACACGGCGGAGCTGATCATCTCCGAGTTCGGCCACCGCGTCCGCCGCGTGTCCGAGGCGGACGTCGAGGTCGGCCTGCGCCTCAACGACGATGCGGAAACGGCGCTGATGCCGCGTCCGCCGGTCGTCACGATCATGGGCCACGTCGACCACGGCAAGACCTCGCTGCTCGACGCCCTGCGCCAGACCGACGTGGTCAGCCGCGAGGCCGGCGGCATCACCCAGCACATCGGCGCCTATCAGGTGCAGCTGGAGTCGGGTGCGAAGATCACCTTCATCGACACGCCGGGCCACGCCGCCTTCACCGAGATGCGCGCCCGCGGCGCCAACGTCACGGACGTGGTGGTGCTGGTCGTCGCCGCGAACGACGGCGTCATGCCGCAGACGATCGAGGCGATCCATCACGCCAAGGCCGCGAAGGTTCCGATCATCGTCGCCATCAACAAGATCGACCTGCCCGACGCCAAGCCGGAGCGTGTCCGCCAGGAACTGCTCCAGCACGAGCTGGTCGTGGAAGAGCTGGGCGGCGACATCCAGACCGTGGAAGTCTCGGCCAAGGCCAAGCGCAACCTGGACAAGCTGGAGGAGGCCATCCTCCTGCAGGCGGAAATCCTGGAGCTGAAGGCCAACCCGGAGCGCACCGCCGAGGGCGTCGTGGTCGAGGCCAAGCTGGAGCGCGGCCGCGGCTCGGTCGCCACCGTGCTGGTCCAGCGCGGCACGCTGAAGGTCGGCGACGTGTTCGTCACCGGGTCGGAGTGGGGCCGCGTCCGCGCCCTGGTCAACGACCGCGGCCAGAGCGTCGAGCAGGCCGCTCCGGCCAGCCCGGTCGAGGTGCTCGGCCTCAACGGCACGCCGCTCGCCGGCGACGACTTCACCGTCGTCGAGTCGGAAGCCCGCGCCCGTGAGATCGCCGAGTTCCGCCAGCGCAAGAAGCGCGAAGCCGCCAACGCGGCGTCGGCCCGCGGCTCGCTGCAGGACATGTTCAGCCGCATCCAGGCCGGCGAGGCCAAGGAACTGCCGGTCGTCATCAAGGGCGACGTGCAGGGCTCCATCGAAGCGATCTCCAACGCCCTGGAGAAGCTCACGGCGGAGAACACCGAGGTCAAGGTCCGCGTGCTGCACGCCTCGGTGGGTGCGATCAACGAGTCCGACATCACGCTGGCGAACGCCTCCAACGCGATGGTCATCGGCTTCAACGTCCGCGCCAACCCGCAGGCCCGCGACATGGCCAAGCGCGACAGCGTCGAGATCCGCTACTACTCGATCATCTACAACGTGATCGACGACGTGAAGGCGGCCCTCACCGGCATGCTGTCGCCGACCCTGCGCGAGCGCTTCATCGGCTACGCCGAGATCCGCGAGGTGTTCAACATCACCAAGGTCGGCAAGGTCGCCGGCTGCATGGTCACGCAGGGCACCGTCAAGCGCGGCGCCGGCTGCCGCCTGCTGCGCGACAACGTCGTCATTCACGAGGGCACGCTCAAGACGCTCAAGCGCTTCAAGGACGAGGTCAAGGAAGTGCGCGAGGGTTACGAGTGCGGCATGGCCTTCGAGAACTACGACAACATCCTGGCCGGCGACATCATCGAGGCCTTCGAGATCGAGGAGGTGGCGCGCGAGCTGTAA
- the truB gene encoding tRNA pseudouridine(55) synthase TruB has translation MARKRKGEAIHGWIVLDKPAGMTSTQALSKVRRHLNAEKAGHGGTLDPIATGILPIALGEATKTVSYAMDGEKTYRFTVAWGTRTTTDDREGTAVETAAARPDAEAIRAALPGFLGFVEQIPPQYCALKINGERAYDIAREGEVVDIAPRTVRIDRLELIETPDADHAVLEVDCGKGTYVRSIARDLAERLGTVGHIRDLRRLRVGSFTLDGAISLDDLTAMEQGAAVERLLLPIETALDDIPALALTDAEAHRLKHGQTVALLTRQDRERLTALRGDVGGDGTVIALFGGKPVALARVEGAEVRPVRVLNL, from the coding sequence GTGGCTCGTAAGCGCAAGGGCGAGGCGATCCACGGCTGGATCGTGCTCGACAAGCCGGCGGGGATGACCTCGACGCAGGCTCTGTCCAAGGTGCGCCGCCATCTCAACGCCGAGAAGGCGGGGCACGGCGGCACGCTGGACCCCATCGCCACCGGCATCCTGCCCATCGCGCTGGGCGAGGCGACCAAGACCGTCTCCTACGCCATGGACGGCGAGAAGACCTACCGCTTCACCGTGGCCTGGGGCACCCGCACCACCACCGACGACCGCGAGGGGACGGCGGTGGAGACCGCCGCGGCGCGTCCCGACGCCGAGGCGATCCGCGCCGCTCTGCCCGGCTTCCTGGGCTTCGTCGAGCAGATTCCGCCGCAGTACTGCGCGCTGAAGATCAACGGCGAGCGCGCCTACGACATCGCCCGCGAGGGCGAGGTGGTGGACATCGCCCCGCGCACCGTGCGTATCGACCGGCTGGAACTGATCGAGACGCCGGACGCCGACCACGCCGTGCTGGAGGTGGATTGCGGCAAGGGCACCTACGTCCGCTCCATCGCCCGCGACCTCGCCGAACGGTTGGGGACGGTGGGGCACATCCGCGATCTGCGACGCCTGCGCGTCGGGTCTTTCACGCTGGACGGGGCGATTTCCCTGGACGATCTGACCGCGATGGAGCAAGGTGCCGCGGTCGAAAGACTTCTGCTGCCGATCGAGACCGCGCTGGACGACATCCCGGCGCTGGCCCTGACGGACGCGGAAGCGCACCGACTGAAGCACGGCCAGACGGTGGCACTCCTCACCCGGCAGGACCGCGAACGCCTCACGGCGCTGCGCGGCGATGTTGGTGGGGATGGCACCGTCATTGCGCTTTTCGGTGGCAAGCCGGTGGCGCTGGCGCGCGTGGAGGGGGCGGAGGTCCGTCCGGTGCGCGTTCTCAACCTATGA
- a CDS encoding neutral zinc metallopeptidase translates to MRWQDGRESENVEDRRGAPGSGGFRTGGIGIPIGRGGIGIGGLAVIVVVSLLLGINPLDLLQGTAPQDQARYEQSDAPRGGGDDELKRFVSVVLADTEDTWAAQFQQIGRTYQDPALVLFSGTVDSGCGFAQAAMGPFYCPQDRKVYIDLSFYRDLRDRFRAPGDFAQAYVIAHEVGHHVQNLLGISDRVQQAQRRAGSQAEANGLSVRLELQADCFAGLWANHANRERQIIEPGDVEEALTAASAIGDDRLQRQSRGTVTPDSFTHGSSAQRVQWFRTGLERGDLNACDTFGTERL, encoded by the coding sequence ATGCGGTGGCAGGACGGTCGCGAGAGCGAGAATGTCGAGGACCGGCGCGGCGCGCCCGGAAGCGGCGGCTTCCGCACCGGCGGGATCGGCATCCCCATCGGGCGCGGCGGCATCGGCATCGGCGGACTGGCGGTGATCGTTGTGGTGTCGCTCCTGCTCGGCATCAACCCGCTGGACCTGCTGCAGGGCACGGCGCCGCAGGATCAGGCCCGTTACGAGCAATCCGACGCCCCGCGCGGCGGTGGCGACGACGAGCTGAAGCGCTTCGTCTCGGTCGTCCTCGCCGACACCGAGGACACCTGGGCCGCCCAGTTCCAGCAGATCGGCCGGACCTACCAGGACCCGGCGCTGGTGCTGTTCTCCGGCACGGTGGATTCGGGCTGCGGCTTCGCCCAGGCGGCGATGGGGCCCTTCTACTGCCCGCAGGACCGCAAGGTGTACATCGACCTCAGCTTCTATCGCGACCTGCGCGACCGCTTCCGCGCGCCGGGCGATTTCGCCCAGGCCTATGTGATCGCCCACGAGGTCGGCCACCATGTGCAGAACCTGCTGGGCATCTCCGACCGGGTGCAGCAGGCCCAGCGGCGGGCCGGCTCCCAGGCCGAGGCGAACGGGCTGTCGGTGCGGCTGGAGCTTCAGGCCGACTGCTTCGCCGGCCTGTGGGCCAACCACGCCAACCGCGAGCGCCAGATCATCGAGCCCGGCGACGTCGAGGAGGCCCTGACGGCGGCCAGCGCCATCGGCGACGACCGGCTGCAGCGCCAGTCGCGCGGCACCGTGACCCCCGACAGCTTCACCCACGGCAGTTCCGCCCAACGGGTGCAATGGTTCCGCACCGGTCTGGAGCGGGGTGACTTGAACGCCTGCGACACGTTCGGGACGGAGCGGCTGTAG
- the nusA gene encoding transcription termination factor NusA has protein sequence MELLQVADAVAREKNIDRDEVLEAMEQAIQKAGRSKYGHEHDIRARIDRKTGDIHLTRHLEVVEAVENEATQVTLAYAQRRKPGAQVGDFLVDPLPPIDFGRIAAQTAKQVIVQKVRDAERKRQFNEYKDRTGEIVNGLVKRVEYGNVTVDLGRAEAILRRDELLPREHFKNGDRVRAYIYDVREEARGPQIFLSRTHPMFMAKLFAQEVPEIYDGIIEIKAVARDPGSRAKIAVISHDSSIDPVGACVGMRGSRVQAVVGELQGEKIDIIQWNQEPATFIVNALAPAEVAKVVMDEDNSRIEVVVPDDQLSLAIGRRGQNVRLATQLTGWDIDILTEQEESERRSEEFRSRSQLFMEALDVDDVIAHLLVAEGFTSVEEIAYVETEELAEIEGFDEDVAEELKQRALNFLDEQDVRMTEKRQALGVEDAVAEITGFSPTLLVKLGENGVKTMDDLADLAADELRDILGKEAPTEDEANEIIMAARAHWFDGEEGAPAEAQPSADDQAAQS, from the coding sequence ATGGAACTGCTGCAAGTCGCTGACGCGGTTGCCCGCGAAAAGAACATCGACCGGGACGAGGTCCTGGAGGCGATGGAGCAGGCGATTCAGAAGGCCGGGCGCTCCAAGTACGGCCACGAGCACGACATCCGCGCCCGCATCGACCGCAAGACGGGCGACATCCACCTGACCCGCCACCTGGAGGTGGTCGAGGCGGTGGAGAACGAGGCGACCCAGGTGACCCTCGCCTACGCCCAGCGCCGCAAGCCCGGCGCCCAGGTCGGCGATTTCCTGGTCGATCCGCTGCCGCCCATCGACTTCGGCCGCATCGCCGCCCAGACGGCCAAGCAGGTCATCGTCCAGAAGGTCCGCGACGCGGAGCGCAAGCGCCAGTTCAACGAATACAAGGACCGCACCGGCGAGATCGTCAACGGTCTGGTCAAGCGCGTCGAATACGGCAACGTCACCGTCGACCTGGGCCGCGCCGAAGCGATCCTGCGCCGCGACGAGTTGCTGCCGCGCGAGCATTTCAAGAACGGCGACCGCGTGCGCGCCTACATCTACGACGTCCGCGAGGAAGCGCGCGGCCCGCAGATCTTCCTGTCGCGCACGCATCCGATGTTCATGGCGAAGCTGTTCGCCCAGGAAGTGCCGGAGATCTACGACGGCATCATCGAGATCAAGGCGGTCGCCCGCGACCCGGGCTCGCGCGCCAAGATCGCGGTGATCAGCCACGACAGCTCCATCGACCCGGTCGGCGCCTGCGTCGGCATGCGCGGCAGCCGCGTCCAGGCGGTCGTCGGCGAGCTGCAGGGCGAGAAGATCGACATCATCCAGTGGAACCAGGAGCCGGCGACCTTCATCGTCAACGCCCTGGCCCCGGCCGAGGTCGCCAAGGTCGTGATGGACGAGGACAACAGCCGCATCGAGGTGGTGGTGCCCGACGACCAGCTGTCGCTGGCCATCGGCCGCCGCGGCCAGAACGTGCGGCTCGCCACCCAGCTCACCGGCTGGGACATCGACATCCTGACCGAGCAGGAGGAGTCGGAGCGCCGGTCGGAGGAATTCCGCAGCCGCTCGCAGCTCTTCATGGAAGCGCTGGACGTGGACGACGTGATCGCCCATCTCCTGGTCGCCGAGGGCTTCACCTCCGTGGAGGAGATCGCCTACGTCGAGACCGAGGAGCTGGCCGAGATCGAGGGTTTCGACGAGGACGTGGCGGAGGAGCTGAAGCAGCGCGCCCTGAACTTCCTCGACGAGCAGGACGTCCGCATGACCGAGAAGCGCCAGGCGCTCGGCGTCGAGGACGCGGTGGCGGAAATCACCGGCTTCAGCCCCACCCTGCTGGTCAAGCTGGGTGAGAACGGGGTGAAGACGATGGACGACCTCGCCGATCTCGCCGCGGACGAGCTGCGGGACATTCTCGGCAAGGAGGCCCCGACGGAAGACGAGGCCAACGAGATCATCATGGCCGCCCGTGCCCACTGGTTCGATGGCGAGGAGGGCGCGCCCGCCGAGGCGCAACCCTCCGCCGACGACCAGGCGGCGCAGAGCTGA
- the rpsO gene encoding 30S ribosomal protein S15 translates to MSITPDRKQELIKEYSRGTNDTGSPEVQVAILSERIRNLTEHLQGHKKDFHSRRGLLVMVGQRRRLLDYLKKKDNGRYATLIERLGLRR, encoded by the coding sequence ATGTCGATCACGCCCGATCGCAAGCAGGAACTCATTAAGGAATATTCCCGCGGCACCAACGACACCGGCTCGCCCGAGGTCCAGGTCGCGATCCTGTCCGAGCGCATCCGGAACCTGACCGAGCACCTGCAGGGCCACAAGAAGGACTTCCACTCCCGCCGTGGTCTGCTGGTGATGGTCGGCCAGCGCCGCCGTCTTCTCGACTATCTCAAGAAGAAGGACAACGGCCGCTACGCCACGCTCATCGAGCGTCTGGGCCTGCGTCGCTGA
- a CDS encoding tryptophan-rich sensory protein, protein MNHRSFVPTEPATDTGPLPFRVHWWQALIFWLLSNTYGVFERGGEPFPGYQPSPLQPPGWAFPVVWFSISLIQLWGCVRLLNAPWTIRWRPALIGMQGALWLLYASFGFAYFTMGSPILAAAWTIAYFIIASTCVLLVWPDDRAIAASWLPLVLWTGFASIVAIHGVVLNPDPLFGLGPGLGTR, encoded by the coding sequence ATGAACCACCGCTCCTTCGTCCCGACGGAACCCGCAACCGACACCGGCCCGCTGCCCTTCCGCGTGCACTGGTGGCAGGCTCTGATCTTCTGGCTGCTCAGCAACACCTACGGCGTGTTCGAGCGGGGCGGGGAGCCGTTTCCCGGCTATCAGCCCTCGCCGCTGCAGCCGCCGGGCTGGGCCTTTCCCGTCGTCTGGTTCAGCATCAGCCTGATCCAGCTCTGGGGCTGCGTGCGGCTGCTGAACGCCCCCTGGACGATCCGCTGGCGTCCGGCGCTGATCGGCATGCAGGGGGCGCTGTGGCTGCTCTACGCCAGTTTCGGATTCGCCTATTTCACGATGGGCAGCCCGATCCTGGCCGCCGCCTGGACCATCGCCTATTTCATCATCGCCTCGACCTGCGTGCTGCTGGTCTGGCCGGACGACCGCGCCATCGCGGCGAGCTGGCTGCCGCTGGTGTTGTGGACCGGCTTCGCCTCCATCGTCGCCATTCATGGCGTCGTCCTGAACCCGGACCCGCTGTTCGGGTTGGGGCCGGGTCTGGGGACGCGCTGA
- a CDS encoding RNA-binding protein has product MVGLSDRNEQTPADGEPDGLAAEEETLLPADLEKGPLRRCIATGTVQPKDGMIRFVVSPDGEIVPDLEERLPGRGLWLSGDKAAFTKAIAKNMFAKAARRAVRVPPDLAERLERLLERRCLDAFGLARRAGQALAGYEKVREALKTNQVGRAGPPYLLVEASDGSPDQRGKITALAPDMPVVDLFDAAAMAAALGRENAVHAVVARGKLAKGLARDSARLKGIKGFVAGSPPAGHVSNV; this is encoded by the coding sequence ATGGTTGGGCTGAGCGACAGGAACGAACAGACTCCGGCGGACGGTGAACCGGACGGCCTCGCGGCCGAAGAGGAGACGCTGCTGCCGGCGGACCTGGAAAAGGGCCCGCTGCGCCGCTGCATCGCCACCGGAACCGTGCAGCCGAAAGACGGCATGATCCGCTTCGTGGTATCACCCGACGGCGAGATCGTGCCCGATCTGGAGGAACGGCTTCCGGGCCGCGGCCTCTGGTTGTCAGGGGACAAGGCGGCCTTTACGAAGGCCATCGCCAAGAACATGTTCGCCAAGGCGGCGCGGCGCGCGGTGCGCGTCCCGCCCGATCTGGCGGAACGGCTGGAGCGGTTGTTGGAACGGCGGTGCCTGGATGCCTTCGGGCTGGCGCGCCGGGCCGGGCAGGCTCTGGCCGGATACGAAAAGGTGCGCGAGGCGCTGAAGACCAACCAGGTCGGACGCGCCGGACCGCCCTATCTGCTGGTCGAGGCCAGCGACGGTTCGCCCGACCAGCGGGGCAAGATCACAGCGCTGGCGCCGGATATGCCGGTCGTGGACCTCTTCGACGCCGCGGCGATGGCCGCGGCCCTGGGGCGGGAAAACGCCGTGCATGCGGTGGTGGCGCGCGGGAAGCTGGCCAAGGGATTGGCACGCGACTCCGCGCGTCTCAAGGGTATCAAGGGCTTTGTCGCCGGCTCTCCGCCGGCCGGCCACGTAAGCAACGTCTGA